CCACACACCCAATATCGACCGCCTCGCCAAGGAAGGAATGATGTTCACCGATTCCTACGGCGAGCAATCGTGCACGGCGGGACGCTCCTCCTTCATCACCGGGCAGAGCGTCTATCGCACCGGCCTGTCGAAAGTCGGCATTCCGGCCGCTCCGATCGGAATGAACGACAAGACAATCACCATCGCGGCGCTGCTGAAGGAGCAGGGCTATGCAACCGGCCAGTTCGGCAAAAACCACCTCGGCGACCTGAACCACATGCTGCCGACCAACCATGGCTTCGACGAGTTCTTCGGCAATCTCTACCACCTCAACGCCGAGGAAGAGCCGGAGATGGACAACTATCCCAAGAAGGAGGATTTCCCTCATTTCCGCGATATGTTCGGCCCGCGCGGAGTGATCCATTCATGGGCGACCGACAAGGACGATCCGACGGAAATGCCCCGCTGGGGCAGGGTCGGAAAGCAGAAGATCGAGGATACGGGCCCCCTCAACAGAAAGCGCATGGAAACCTGCGATGACGAATTCGCCGCCGCCGCGAAGGATTTCATCAAGCGTCAGAACGATGCCGGCACACCTTTCTTCGTCTGGCTGAACACGACCCACATGCACTTCATCACGCATACCAAGGCGGAAAGCCTGGGTCAGGCCGGGCGCTGGCAATCGCCCTACCATGACACGATGGTGGATCACGACAAGCTCGTCGGCGACGTCCTGAACTATCTCGACGAGCTCGGCATCGCGGACGATACCTTCGTCATGTACTCGACCGACAACGGACCGCACCGGAACACCTGGCCGGACGGCGCCACGACCCCGTTCCGAAGCGAGAAGAACACCAACTGGGAAGGGGCCTTCCGCATACCGTTGATCGTGCGCTGGCCAGGCAGGATCGAGGCCGGATCCATCTCCAACGGCATCGTCCAGCACCATGATTGGCTGCCGACCTTCATGGCGATGGCCGGTGCTCCGGACATCGTGGAAAAGCTTAAGACCGGCTATCAGGCCTTAGGACGGCTCTACAAGAACCACATCGACGGCTTCAACCTTCTGCCGTACCTGACTGGGGAAACGAAAGAGAGCCCCCGCAACTTCTTCTTCTATTTCAGCGACGACGGCGACGTGCTCGCCTTGCGTTACGACAATTGGAAGATCGTATTCATGGAGCAGCGCATGGAGGGGACATTGGGTGTGTGGGCCGAGCCCTTCGTCAGGCTGCGGTTGCCGAAGATCTTCAACCTGCGGACCGATCCCTACGAGTTCGCTCCCATCACGTCGAATACCTACTGGGACTGGATGTTCCATAACGCCTACTTCATCTACGCAGCTCAGGCCGGAGCGGCGAAGTTCGCCGAGACATTCAAAGAGTTCCCTGCGGTCCAGAAGCCGAACTCCTTCACCATCGACGATGCCATGTCGAAAATGTCGGAAACGGCAAGCGGCGACTGATCAAGGCCGGCCGGGCGGCAATCCTGCCGCCCGGTCACATGGCGGATCAAACATCCCATCGGGAACGATGAACCGAAGAAAATGGTCGTGCGAGGATCGCATCACGGCTCGACCAGCTTGTTGCGGATCGCGTACCGCACCAGTGTCGCCGTCGAATTGACGTTGACCTTGCGCATGGCCGAGGCCCTGTGGCTTTCCACGGTCTTCAGGTTGAGACCGAGGATCTGGGCCACCTCCTTGTTGCTTCGGCCCTCCGCGATGAGCTGGACCACGCCCCGCTCCCGCGCCGTCAATGCACCCTCGGTGGCGTGCCCCTGCGACAGGAAAGCGTTCAGAAGAGCCTCGGAGATGCGTCCCGTGAAAAACGGCTTGTGCTGAGACAGGGACTCGACGGCCGCGATGAGAAACTTCCGGGCATCTGATTTCAGCAGGTAGCCGCGTGCCCCGGCTTCGAGCGCCTCGCGCAGCAGCAACTCGCTCTCATGCATGGTGAAGATCAGAACTTCCGTCTGTGGCCTGATCGCGCGGATCTCCCGCGTCGCATCGACACCGTTGAGAGAAGGGAGTTGATAATCGAGAATGGCAACGTCCGGCTTGGTCTCGGCGACCAGCTCGACGGCCTTGCGACCGTCGGCGGCCTCGGCGACGACCTCCCACCCGGATTGGCTGCTCAGGATGGCATTGAGCCCTGAGCGGACCACGTCATGGTCGTCGGCGATCAGGATGCGCGTCATGGCCGGTTGCGCCCTCCCCAGATTGAATTTTTATAGCCCAAAAGCGCGACGGTGAAACCCAGGAAAACCCTGAGAGCAGCCCGGGCGATTCCCCATTGAACGGATGACCACCCTACCCCGCTTTTCGCTCATGCCCTAATCGCCATGCCTTTCGGCGTGACGCGAGGCGCAGCCGCCCGGATGATGGTCCCGCGCCGGCCGCTGCGGATCCGGAGGCTGCCGCCGAATTGGCCGAGGCGGATGCGCATTCCCGGGATGCCGACACCGAGGCTGGCCTGCCGCGCCCCCATCTCTGCCCGATCCCTCCGCATCCCGCGCCCGTTGTCCGCCACGGACAGGATCACCTGATCGGATGTCAGGCGCAGGCTGAGGACAACCTGGGACGCCTCGGCATGGCGGTGGACATTCGCCAAGCCCTCCTGAACGATGCGGAACAATGCGCGCTGGAGATCGACGGACAACCCGTCGGCGGCCTCGTCGAACCGCAGGATCGTCTCGAGATCCGTCCGCTTCGCAAAACCCTCGGCGAAATCCTGGACCGTGCTCACGAGGCCATCGTTCTCCAATCTGGGCGGGTGAAGCAGGTAGGTGAAGATCCGCAGCTCCTTCAGGGCCTCTTCCAGCGAACGGTCGATTTCGTCGAGGATGCGGCGCCCGGAAGGAGGCAAGCGGAGGCTTCCGACCTGCATCAGGTTGAGGCTGACGGCCACGAGATGCTGCGCAGTCGAGTCGTGCAGCTCCACGGCAATCCTCTCACGTTCCTCCTCCTGAACATTCAGCAGGCGTTCCGACAGGGTGTTGATCTCGGCCCTGATGGCGACGACCTCGGTGATGTCCTCGTGGGCCACGATGGTGCGGGACAGCGCCCCTGCAATGAAGCGGGTCGCCCGCATCTGGAACCAGCGCGGCCGGTCCGGGCCATCGCACCGGTACACATCGCGATACTCCCGCGTTCGCCCTGCAACGACGGCGGCAAGACCGTCGTGGATCTGGCCGAGGGCCGGGTCAGCCAGCCGGGCGCGAGCGCAGACATCGAGATAGTTCATGCCGAGGCCGTAAGACGGGGCGGGATATCCATTGTCCTTCGCGAACCGTTTCCATGCCTCATTCACGGAAACGATCACGCCCGCTTCATCGAGAACCGCGATGTGAGCCGAAAGCGCATCGAGGGATGCCTGGAGGAACTCCCTCTCCTGCATGAGCGAAAGCCGAGCCTGGTATCGCGCCCTGGTCGAAACCGCGGCGGATTTCAAGGCATCGGTTGAACCGATTGTCCTGAGCGCGACACCGGCCGAAGCGGTCCCTATCAGGGCCAGGACCATCCCCGCATACCAGAGCCATCGTTGGGTCGGGTAGGTCGGCTGGCCGATCTGGGCCGCCGGCATCGTCGACAGGACGGTGTAGCCGGTGCGGATGGAGTGCTCGAAGGCGACGAGCATGCCGCCATTGTATCCGTCGACCTCGAAGTGCCCGCTCCGGACACCCCGTGCCAGGGCATCGGCCAGCCGGAGGCGCAGGGACGAGGCCAGCGGCAGATCCGTCCCGTCCCATCTCACCTGCTGCAGGTCGCGATCGAGGATGAACATCATCCAGCCGTCAGGCGGGTTGCTTTCGCGGACGACCTTGCCGAAATACGCCTCCGGCACGGCGAGGGTCAGGATCCGCTCGCCGTCCCGGGCAGCGCTCGCCAGCCGCAGGCTCAGCGCAATGATCCAGTCCCTCGTCAGCGGCGCATAGAGGCGCTCGGAAACGGAAAGGCCGTCGTGCCGTGTCGGCTGCATGAGCTGACCGCCTAACGGGAACAGGTTGATGGGAGGCAGGTGCCCCCCGTAGCTGATAGCCGAGCTGAGGAGCACGCGCTCATGGTTCCAGAGGACGAACCGGGAGCCATCGGGACGGGGCGTAGCTAGGAGTTGCCGGTGGAAGGGGGCCAGATCGTCGGCCGCGAGAAGCGGCGATGCCGCAAGCCCCTTCACGACGCTCCCGAGAGCATCGGCCTCCCGTTCGAGCCCTCGGGATGCCGCCGCCGAAATGGACAGGCCGCGTTGAATGGAATCGTGTCGATCCTGGGCGGCATGCCCATAGACGGCGAAGGCGGCAATGAGGAAGGACAGGCCGGATGCAAGGGCGGCCGCGAGGGCGATCCGGTTACGGGTTCTGGACGATGAGCTTCCCAACGCAACACGAGGCTCGGCTGCAGACGCAGCAGACATGTCACCTCCCTCGCAGGGATGGTCGCCGCCTCGCCGGGGCGTCTTTCCGTTCCCGGAAAGATCTAAGGATTAGTCCCTGAGCACGAAGCGCGGCCCATCACGATATCTTAAACTTGTGTACTGGTAGAGATTCGCCTCTCTCGCTCGTGCGGTGGCCGAGCGACAGAATAAACATATGTTATCGATGGAATGAATACCTGACCGGACCGCTACTCCTTCTGAGAAGGGTTCAGGACCTTCCGCCATCCAGGCACCTTCAGAAGCTTGAGTTTCTCTTGCCCTGAAGTTCCTGCAGCGCCTCGGCATTGGGGCAGTACTCGCCATACTGAGCCGATGCCTGCCCCCGAGACAGATCGTCCCGGCACCGGACTGCCGCCGTGCATCCCGAGCAGGTCAGGCTCATGTCGCGCATCAGGGCTGCATGGATGTGCCTGATATGACCCTCATCGAGCGCGAGCGCATTCATGAGGCGCGGAAGCTCCTGCCCTGCCTCGGGGCTCCGTGCGGCGAGGATGGGAAGCATTTCCGGCGGCACTCCGATGTCCCGGGCGATGGCCTCCCGCTGCTCCCGGTCGAGGGCCTCGAACTCATGCACGCGCATCCAGTTCGCTTTCCATCGCCTGATCGCCGTTCCCAGATCCATCGCTGCCTCCATGCCGCCGGATAATCCTATCGTCATGACGGGCCTCGACCTTGATCCATCTCAATCTGACGTGACGCAGAAGATTTCCCCGGCCATTGCGGCAAGGCCAACCTTTCGTCATACCGTCTGTGCAGGATGGTCGAAGGGTGGATCGAGGACATGGAGCCGGGAGCAAGCAGGATCATCTGCATCGGCGGCGCGGCCGTCGACCGCAAGTATCGCGGTATGGCGACGATCCGGCCGGGGACGTCCAATCCCGTCGTGTCGGAACGCTCGTTCGGCGGCGTCGCCCGCAACGTGGCGGAGAACATCGCCCGGCTTGGAACCCAGGTGTCCCTGGTCTCCATCGTCGGCGCGGACGACAATGGACGCGCGCTGCTCGAGCACCTGAAACGCCTCGGCGTCGATACCCGTACGGTCGCCATATCCGACACGCATGCGACGGCCGAGTATGTGGCCGTGCTTCAGCCCGACGGGGAACTCGCCATCGGGCTTGCCGACATGGCGATCCTGGACGGGATCAGCCCTGCCCTGCTGCACAAGGTACAGCCGGATTTCGGATCGGCCTGGATCTTCGCCGATTGCAACCTGCCGCAGGAAACCCTGCATGACCTCATCGGGCTTGCCCGGCAGCATGCCCTGATGCTCGCACTGGACGCCGTCTCGACGCCGAAGATAGCCCGCCTGCCGCAGGATCTGAGCGGCATCGGCGTGTTCTTCCTCAATCTCGACGAAGCCCGGGTCTATCTCGACCGCCCAGAGATCTCGCCGGAGGCGGCAGCGCAAGCCCTGCTCGCCCGTGGCGCTGAACAGGTGATCCTGACCCTCGGAGGCAGAGGACTTGTCGCGGCGGATCCGTCCGGGATCGTGACGATCGACGCTGTCCAGGCCGAGATCGTCGACGCGACCGGCGCGGGCGATGCCCTGATCGCCGCGACGCTCGTTTCCTTGCTCAGGGACGCGTCCCTGGCCGACGCAGCCCGGCTCGGCACCGTCGCGGCGGCCCTGACCGTCGAGAGCCCGGTCAGCGTTCGCCCTGACTTGTCCCTTGCCTTGCTGGATTCCGCCTTGACGGCTAGATCAGGGCCGACTTTCGAACGGGAGCCCTCATGAAGCACGACATTGCCGGCCGGTTTCTAGACATCGCTCCCGAGGTGCAGGCTACACTTGCCACGGGCGGAGCGGTGGTGGCCCTCGAATCCACCATCATCACCCATGGCATGCCCCATCCGCAGAACGTCGCGACCGCCCGCGACGTCGAGGAAGTGGTGCGCACGAACGGCGCCGTTCCGGCGACGATCGCCATCATCGAGGGGCGGATCAAGATCGGCCTCTCGGACGCGGAGCTCGACTGGCTGGGCACGGCCAGGGACGTGATGAAGCTGAGCCGCGCCGACCTGCCCTATGCGGTCGCCTCGGGACGGCACGGAGCGACGACCGTGGCCGCCACCATGATCTGCGCCCGTCTGGCGGGCATCCGCGTCTTCGCCACCGGCGGCATTGGCGGCGTGCACCAGGGCGTCGAGGACACCATGGACATCTCGGCCGATCTCGACGAGCTCGCCCGCACGCCCGTGGCGGTGATCTGCGCCGGAGCGAAAGCCATCCTCGACCTGCCGCGCACCCTCGAATATCTCGAAACCCGCGGTGTGCCCGTGGTCGGCTACCGGACGGATCGCTTCCCGGCCTTCTGGAGCCGGACGAGCGCGCTGTCCGTGCCCTTGCGGCTCGACGGCCCGGACGCGATGGCCGACCTGATCCGCACCAAGGAGGCCCTGGGCCTAGACGGCGGAGTTCTGATCGCCAATCCGGTTCCGGCCGAGGACGAGATCCCCGCCGAGGAGATGAAAGGCTTCATCGACGCGGCCGTGGCCGAGGCGAAGGCCCGCGGCGTCGTCGGAAAGGCCGTGACGCCCTTCCTGCTGTCGCATCTCTTCGAGAAGACGGGCGGGCGAAGCCTCGCGACCAATATCGCGCTTGTGAAGAACAACGCCGCCCTGGCCGCGCAGCTTGCCGCGTCGCTGGCGCGCTGAGCGGCCCTACTCTCTTTCGCACCAAGCAGCCATCGCTTCGAACACGATGGCATGTCGCCGGGCAAGGGCTTCGATGTCGGCGGAATAGCCCCCGCCGATAACGGCCACGAGGGGGATCTGGCGGCTGCGGGCCTGTTCGATCACGTAATCGTCGCGCCGCCGCAGGCCTTCATCTGAGAGCGCAAGACGACCGAGCTTATCGTCGCGGTGTGGGTCGACGCCCGCGTTGAAGAAGACGAGATCCGGCTCGATGGCATCGAGGAGGCGCGGCAGGTGAGCATGGAGGGCATCGAGATAGGCGTCGTCCTCCATGGCATCGGGCAGCCCGACATCGAGATCGCTCGGGATCTTGCGGACGGGATAGTTCTTCTCCGCATGCATGGAGAAGGTGAACAGATCCGGCTCATCGCGCAGGCAATCGGCCGTGCCGTCGCCCTGGTGCACGTCGAGATCGACGACGAGCGCATGCCGGATCGCGCCCTCGGCGTGGAGCGCCTTGGCCGCGATGGCGACATCGTTGAACACGCAGAAGCCGGCCCCGGTCTCCCGCTGCCCGTGATGGCTGCCGCCCGCCGTGCTGCCCGCAAGGCCGTGCCGAAGCGCCAACCGGGCCGCAAGCAAGGTCCCGCCGGCGGATGCCCGCGCACGGCGGACCACGCTCTCGCTGATGGGCAGGCCGATCCGCCGCTCGATCTCGCGAGGAACCGAGCAGGCGACGACCTGATCGACATAGGCGCGGTCGTGCGCCAGCGCGATCAGGTCGGCCGTGGCCTCCTCCGGCCTGGCGAAACCACCGGGCACCAGCCCCTTTTCCATGACGACTTCGGCAAGACGTCCATATTTGCGCATGGGGAAACGATGGCCGTCGGGCATGACGGCCTCGTAGGCGGGATGAGAAACGATCGGCACCTGCTTCATGGCTCAACCCCGACGGATGAGGCCCGGACGACTATCGACCTGCGGCAATCGCCTTCTCGGCCAGCCGGATTGCGGATTCCTGCGAGCGCGCGCCACAGATGAACCCGCTCGGGTGACAGAAGACGCCGTCGTCGATCCCGGCCACTTGGGAAAACTCGTCCTCCTGCAGGCCGCGCCACGCTTCCGGCAGAGACAGCCTCTGACCGAAGGAGTTGGGCTCCGGCGGAATCGTGCGGCAATACCAGGCCGTGGCATCCTCGTTCGGGTAGATGATGAACAGCAGGTCGCGCAGACCACCCTCGAAAACTGCCTTTTCCCAAGGCAATTTTCGGTCGAGAACGATGATCCTGGAGTCAGGCGCCTTCCTGGCGGCTGTCAGGACGAGGGATTGGGCCTGAGCCTCCGCGTGGGCATGCCTGCATGCCCGAACCAGGATGCCCCGGGCGAAATCGGCCGCCTCGACGAAAGCGTCGTCATAGGATTGGTCGCTCGCCCAGGTGGGATTGAAGGCCTCGATCAGGAGCGACAGGTGCCCCTGGTTGATCGACGCCACGCCGTTGTCGGCCTGGTCGATGGCGAGGATGAGGCCGGTATCGATGTCCTGCCAGACCGCGTCCAGAAGGTCCTCATCGATGCCTTGAATGAAGTTGGGCAGAGCGTTGCGTCCGAAATCGCGCCAGATCAGGCCGACCGAGCTATAGGGCGTACCGTCGGGCCGCCGAGGAAGATCCCGCATATGATGGTCGTAGCGCCCGCGCGCGACATCGTAAGTGCCGCCGACATCGAAGACCAGATCGGCCGTCTCGATAATGGCGGAATCGCGGGTTCGCGCAAACTCGAAAGGCCCCAGTGCATCCCGCAGGATGGAGAAGGCAAAGACATCGTCGGCATGAAACGTGCCGCTGTGGGTTACAACTTTCATACCTGTCGTACCGGCCACATTCGGCCACTCCTGAACCGTATTGTATCGTTATCGCGATAACAGAGCTACTCGAAGAAGATAAGCGCCTGCAATCACATCCTTTATGTCGACGGCGACATAGCCTGAATAACCTTGCTTGACCTTCCCATCATGGCAAGGTCTAGACCTCTCAGGACCCTGAAAGAAAGGATCCTGACCATGTATCGTTTTCACGTCCCGGACATGAGTTGCGGCGGTTGCCTGAGAAGCGTCAGGCAGGCGGTTCAAAGGATCGATCCGCAAGCTCAGGTTGAGGGAGACCTGGAAAATCATGTCGTTACGGTTGCCTCAAGCCTAGAAGAGGCGCTCCTGCTGTCCGCTTTGGACACGGCTGGTTTCCCGGCTCGTCTCCTGTCGCTGCACGAAGCTTGAGGCCAAAAGCCTCTTGCCCCGCAGCTCCTATCAATTTCAAGAGAAACAATGATGAAGATCCAATTCCTTGCCCTGACCCTTGCCTTGTCCGCCCTTCCCGCTCTCGCCCATGCCCAGAACATGCATGGCGGGCATTCAGGTCACTCCACTCCGGCCCAGACTACCCAGAAGGCGGATACGCCTGCAACGCAGGGCTACCGTCAGGCCAACGAGACGATGCATCGGAACATGGATATCGCCTTCAGCGGCGATCCGGACGTCGACTTCGTGCGCGGCATGATCCCCCATCACCAGGGCGCCATCGATATGGCGAAGGTGGTGCTTCAGCACGGCAAGGACGAGCAGGTTCGCAAATGGGCCACCGACGTGATCCGGGAGCAGGAGCGTGAAATCGCCGAGATGCGGGGCTGGCTGAAGAAGAAGGGCGTCGAGTAGGCGAAGATCGCCGTGTTCATGGCCGGGCCAACGTCCGGCCTTTTTCATATCGCTTCATGTGCAGAACCTCTGCCACGAACGTGCAGGGTCGAGCGTTTACGAGTATCCCTTGCGGGCGAATGGAAAGGAAGAATCATGTTCACGCTCACTATCAGCGACAAACCTGTTGCCATCACCAATGCCGATGAGGACGAAGCCCGCGAACTCCTCATGAGCGAGGATTTCAAGGACGATCTCAAGGTTCTGGAGAGCGATGGCGCTCCCCTGTGGGACGGGTTTGCGACCCTGAACGTCCGGGCCGCGACGGAAGAAGAAAAGAACGAGTTCGAGAGCGCTGATTTCGACGATGACGAGGAGGATGATGAGGAGGAAGGCCCCTACATCATGTTCCTGGTCGACGTGACCGATCCCGATGAGGTGGAGGAATAGCCCTGAGCGGCTTGATCCTGAGCCGGCTCGACCGGTAGGTTGAAAATCAGGGCGGATCCGTGGAACGGGTCCGCCCTCTCCGCATAGGAACCGGCGGGGAGCGGAACCGTTGGCACGGGATGAGTTGGCTTGTTCAACCCCGTCTCGTGAACGACCCCTTCAGCGATCCAGGCCTCTACCTCGATTTCCGGTACGGCCGCCGGGCCATTCTCTTCGATCTGGGCGACGTGAGCGCGCTTTCCTCCCGCGAATTGCTGCGGGTGAGCCACGTCTTCGTCTCGCACACTCATGTAGACCATATGGCCGGTTTCGACCGGCTCTTCAGGCTGTGCCTTCATCGCCCTCTCCCCTTGACCCTCATCGGCCCACCGGGCTTTGCCGCGCAGATCGAGCACCGGATCCGGGGCTTCACCTGGAATCTTCTCGATGAGAACTCGGTCGATTTCTGCCTGAGAGCCATGGACTACGACGGCACCGGCCTGATGAGGGCAGCGGAGTTTCATGCGCGCGAAGCCTTTGCCCGACGCGAGATCGCGCCGCCCGCATTTCCGCACGGCGTCGCCTGGATGGAGGATGAGTTCAGGATCGATGCAGTGGCCCTGGCTCACGGCATTCCTTCCCTCGCCTTCGCCCTGAGGGAAGTTCTCCAGGTGAATGTATGGCGGGGCGTGCTGGACGACCTCAATCTGCCGCCGGGCCCATGGCTCAACGAGGCCAAGCGCGCGGTTCGCCTTGGACTGCCCGGCGATCATCTCATTGCAGTTCCAGGAGGACAGCACATCAGCCTCGGCGATCTGAAAGGCCGGGCCTTGCGCGTCGCTCCAGGGCAGGTGGTCGCCTACGTGACGGATGCCGCGCCCCATGCGGAAAACCGCGCGAAAATCCTTCAACTCGCCCACCAGGCCGACCAGCTGTTCATTGAAGCCGTCTTTCTAGAGTGCGACCGTGCCCTTGCCGTCGCCTCCCTCCACCTGACGGCGCATGAGGCCGGGTCCATCGCCCGGGAGGCCGGTGTCAAGCATGTCACGCCCTTCCACCACTCGGCCCGCTACCTGTCTGAGCCGGATGCCCTGCGGGACGAGCTGTTCGAGAGCTTTCGCGCCGAGGGACGGGCGGTGACGAATGCCTAGAGGCTGTTATGGACCGCGATGTAGTTTGCGGCCTGTCGTAGCATAATACAGACCAGAGCAATGACATGCAGGTCTGCGAGAGTTTCAGGTAAGCGCTCGTAGTCGCGCACCAGACGCCGAAAGCGTGTGGTCCAACCGAAGGTCCGTTCGACCACCCATCTCCGCGGCAACAGCACGAAGCCGCGCTTGGCCTCAGGTAGTTTGACCACCTCCAGTTCGATCCCATGCTCGCGGGCGGCAGCCGCGGCCCTCTCGCCGGTATAGCCCTGATCGACATAGGCCAGATCGACGCTCTCACCGGTGGCGACCTGCACGGCCTGAGCCAGTTGTCCCACCTCAGCCCGATCATCCGCGGTGGCGGGTGTGACGTGAGCGGCCAGGAGATGCCCGAGGGTGTCCACCGCCAGGTGCAGCTTGGAGCCCTTCTTGCGCTTGGCCCCATCATAGCCGGCGCGGGCGCCACTCTCCGGCGTGGAGCGCAGCGTGCGGCTGTCGAGCACCGCGGCCGAGGGCTCCTCATTGCGTCCGGCGGCTAGGCGCAGCACGGCGCGAAGGTCGTGCGCCAGCTCCTCGAAGCAGCCGGCGTTCAGCCAGCGCTGCGCCTGCTGGTAGACGGCGGCCCAGGGCGGCAGGTCGTTGGGCATCCAGCGCCAGGGCGCTCCCGTTTTGATGATGTAGCGCAGCCCGTTGAACACCTCGCGCAGGGAGTGCTCCCGCTGGCCCGCCTCTTCGGGCAGGAGCGTCAGGTAGGGCGCCACCAGCGCCCATTCCTCATCGGAGACATCGGAGGGGTAAGGTTTGCGAGCAGAGGTCATCCTGCCAGAACGGCGATGACCTCAGCCAAGGTCCATAACAGCCTCTAGTTCCTTATTGGGGTTGAAAGATGGCGTCGTGAAGCTGCCGAGGATCCGGCCTGCGGCCCGAGCTGAACCGGATCACGCGATAGCCGCACGACTTCAGAACCTTGTCGCGCTGCGCATCCTTACGGGCATCGTGGGAGCGGTCATCGAGTTCGACAATGGCGATCACCTCAAGGTCCTGGACGACGACCCAGTCGACACGCGTGTTCGAGATCTTCTTGAAAGCCATCCAGAAGGCGCGACTACCCTCCTTGGCGTCGGGCCGAACGAGGGCCAGGATCGGAACCTGGGGCCAGATCTGGCAATCGGGGCATGCCGCAAGAAGGCGCTGGTAAAACTCCCTCTCGTTGTCCGTCATGATCGAGTGGCGCCGGTAGCGTGGCTTGCGGGTCCAGAAGAGGACCAGGACGAACAGGATGCCGAGCAGCCCGACGCCGACGAACCACGACCAGGAAAGATTGTCCAACATCATCATAAGCGGCCCCTGCCCTGAACTCATTCCCAAGGCAACGGCCAGGCTTTCCGTTGTCTTCGAAGCATAGCAGCTACCATGAAACCGACACGGAGGGTCCTGCGTCTTCTTATTGTCGAGATAGGAATGCCGGGAGAGCAACATGGACCTCAGCCGCCGAACCTTCATGCTCGGAGCCGCTGCCGCCGGCGCCGCTCTGCAGACCAACGGCGCCCTCGCCCAGTCGATGCGGGAAGCATCCGCCTATCAGCGTATGTACGGCCCCATCGACGACGACCTCTTCCCGATCCCGGGCATTCAATTGTCCAGGATCAATCCAGCCTTCCTGCGGCGCGTGGTCGAATACGAAACCGCCGAAGCACCCGGGACCATCGTGATCGATCCCCGGTCGCGCTATCTCTACCTCGTCATGCGCGACGGCATGGCCG
This region of Microvirga mediterraneensis genomic DNA includes:
- a CDS encoding arylsulfatase, coding for MATSPKDRKPNILVIWGDDIGISNLSCYSHGLMGYHTPNIDRLAKEGMMFTDSYGEQSCTAGRSSFITGQSVYRTGLSKVGIPAAPIGMNDKTITIAALLKEQGYATGQFGKNHLGDLNHMLPTNHGFDEFFGNLYHLNAEEEPEMDNYPKKEDFPHFRDMFGPRGVIHSWATDKDDPTEMPRWGRVGKQKIEDTGPLNRKRMETCDDEFAAAAKDFIKRQNDAGTPFFVWLNTTHMHFITHTKAESLGQAGRWQSPYHDTMVDHDKLVGDVLNYLDELGIADDTFVMYSTDNGPHRNTWPDGATTPFRSEKNTNWEGAFRIPLIVRWPGRIEAGSISNGIVQHHDWLPTFMAMAGAPDIVEKLKTGYQALGRLYKNHIDGFNLLPYLTGETKESPRNFFFYFSDDGDVLALRYDNWKIVFMEQRMEGTLGVWAEPFVRLRLPKIFNLRTDPYEFAPITSNTYWDWMFHNAYFIYAAQAGAAKFAETFKEFPAVQKPNSFTIDDAMSKMSETASGD
- a CDS encoding response regulator, with the translated sequence MTRILIADDHDVVRSGLNAILSSQSGWEVVAEAADGRKAVELVAETKPDVAILDYQLPSLNGVDATREIRAIRPQTEVLIFTMHESELLLREALEAGARGYLLKSDARKFLIAAVESLSQHKPFFTGRISEALLNAFLSQGHATEGALTARERGVVQLIAEGRSNKEVAQILGLNLKTVESHRASAMRKVNVNSTATLVRYAIRNKLVEP
- a CDS encoding histidine kinase, with product MSAASAAEPRVALGSSSSRTRNRIALAAALASGLSFLIAAFAVYGHAAQDRHDSIQRGLSISAAASRGLEREADALGSVVKGLAASPLLAADDLAPFHRQLLATPRPDGSRFVLWNHERVLLSSAISYGGHLPPINLFPLGGQLMQPTRHDGLSVSERLYAPLTRDWIIALSLRLASAARDGERILTLAVPEAYFGKVVRESNPPDGWMMFILDRDLQQVRWDGTDLPLASSLRLRLADALARGVRSGHFEVDGYNGGMLVAFEHSIRTGYTVLSTMPAAQIGQPTYPTQRWLWYAGMVLALIGTASAGVALRTIGSTDALKSAAVSTRARYQARLSLMQEREFLQASLDALSAHIAVLDEAGVIVSVNEAWKRFAKDNGYPAPSYGLGMNYLDVCARARLADPALGQIHDGLAAVVAGRTREYRDVYRCDGPDRPRWFQMRATRFIAGALSRTIVAHEDITEVVAIRAEINTLSERLLNVQEEERERIAVELHDSTAQHLVAVSLNLMQVGSLRLPPSGRRILDEIDRSLEEALKELRIFTYLLHPPRLENDGLVSTVQDFAEGFAKRTDLETILRFDEAADGLSVDLQRALFRIVQEGLANVHRHAEASQVVLSLRLTSDQVILSVADNGRGMRRDRAEMGARQASLGVGIPGMRIRLGQFGGSLRIRSGRRGTIIRAAAPRVTPKGMAIRA
- a CDS encoding DUF6455 family protein, whose amino-acid sequence is MTIGLSGGMEAAMDLGTAIRRWKANWMRVHEFEALDREQREAIARDIGVPPEMLPILAARSPEAGQELPRLMNALALDEGHIRHIHAALMRDMSLTCSGCTAAVRCRDDLSRGQASAQYGEYCPNAEALQELQGKRNSSF
- a CDS encoding carbohydrate kinase family protein; this translates as MEPGASRIICIGGAAVDRKYRGMATIRPGTSNPVVSERSFGGVARNVAENIARLGTQVSLVSIVGADDNGRALLEHLKRLGVDTRTVAISDTHATAEYVAVLQPDGELAIGLADMAILDGISPALLHKVQPDFGSAWIFADCNLPQETLHDLIGLARQHALMLALDAVSTPKIARLPQDLSGIGVFFLNLDEARVYLDRPEISPEAAAQALLARGAEQVILTLGGRGLVAADPSGIVTIDAVQAEIVDATGAGDALIAATLVSLLRDASLADAARLGTVAAALTVESPVSVRPDLSLALLDSALTARSGPTFEREPS
- a CDS encoding pseudouridine-5'-phosphate glycosidase, which produces MKHDIAGRFLDIAPEVQATLATGGAVVALESTIITHGMPHPQNVATARDVEEVVRTNGAVPATIAIIEGRIKIGLSDAELDWLGTARDVMKLSRADLPYAVASGRHGATTVAATMICARLAGIRVFATGGIGGVHQGVEDTMDISADLDELARTPVAVICAGAKAILDLPRTLEYLETRGVPVVGYRTDRFPAFWSRTSALSVPLRLDGPDAMADLIRTKEALGLDGGVLIANPVPAEDEIPAEEMKGFIDAAVAEAKARGVVGKAVTPFLLSHLFEKTGGRSLATNIALVKNNAALAAQLAASLAR
- a CDS encoding histone deacetylase family protein encodes the protein MKQVPIVSHPAYEAVMPDGHRFPMRKYGRLAEVVMEKGLVPGGFARPEEATADLIALAHDRAYVDQVVACSVPREIERRIGLPISESVVRRARASAGGTLLAARLALRHGLAGSTAGGSHHGQRETGAGFCVFNDVAIAAKALHAEGAIRHALVVDLDVHQGDGTADCLRDEPDLFTFSMHAEKNYPVRKIPSDLDVGLPDAMEDDAYLDALHAHLPRLLDAIEPDLVFFNAGVDPHRDDKLGRLALSDEGLRRRDDYVIEQARSRQIPLVAVIGGGYSADIEALARRHAIVFEAMAAWCERE